In the genome of Phycisphaerae bacterium RAS1, one region contains:
- a CDS encoding ATP-dependent RNA helicase DbpA: MRHELRDYQRRAVEDVTAALDRRPILVAPTGSGKTVMATALVEQLGVPTLWLAHRKELIDQAAKRLEAHGLVCGIIMAGYAPMPLAQVQVASVQTLIRRDKPPADLIVIDECHHATAGSYQSVLDAYPEAHVVGLTATPFRLDGHGLNDLFGELVVAAYPDELCATGILHRPRVWASKSPDLRGVKVIAGDYSIGALTARTNTPELNADVVATWLKRAAGRRTVAFAVDVAHSIAITADFRQAGVAAEHIDGSTPRDERDAILSRLASGQTLIVSNCMVLTEGWDLPALECAIIARPTASLNLHLQMIGRVMRAADGKDGAVVLDHAGNHHIHGLVTRRLNYSLHGEKVGHSEPLGLRRCAECGLLFELHIECCPECGWTPASEKPRRDWPDVHGAGELAEFDDSSFEYRQQIWNLIEAEREAMGYRDGWSFFRFKERFGEPPVVVKIDGVVELIDPARATLEQKRAVYERLLSVARQRRFADGWAAHRYRETFGCWPRGFVTEVRGEALRERFLARQEAAS, from the coding sequence ATGCGACACGAACTGCGCGACTACCAGCGACGCGCCGTCGAGGATGTGACCGCCGCGCTCGACCGGCGGCCGATCCTCGTTGCACCCACCGGCAGCGGCAAGACGGTGATGGCGACAGCGCTGGTCGAGCAGCTCGGCGTGCCGACGCTGTGGCTTGCGCACCGCAAGGAGCTCATCGACCAGGCCGCCAAGCGCCTCGAGGCCCACGGTCTCGTGTGCGGCATCATCATGGCCGGCTACGCGCCGATGCCGCTCGCGCAGGTGCAGGTCGCATCGGTACAGACGCTGATCCGCCGCGACAAGCCGCCGGCGGACCTGATCGTCATCGACGAATGCCATCACGCGACCGCCGGCAGCTATCAGTCCGTCCTCGATGCGTATCCGGAGGCACACGTCGTCGGCCTAACCGCCACGCCCTTCCGCCTCGATGGCCACGGCCTGAACGACCTCTTCGGCGAGCTGGTGGTCGCGGCCTATCCCGACGAGTTGTGCGCCACGGGCATACTGCACCGGCCAAGGGTCTGGGCGTCGAAGTCGCCCGACCTGCGCGGTGTGAAGGTGATCGCCGGCGACTACAGCATCGGCGCGCTGACCGCGCGTACGAACACGCCGGAACTCAACGCCGACGTCGTTGCGACCTGGCTGAAACGCGCCGCCGGCCGACGCACGGTCGCGTTCGCCGTGGACGTCGCGCACTCGATAGCGATCACCGCTGACTTCCGACAGGCCGGCGTCGCGGCCGAGCACATCGACGGCTCGACGCCGCGCGATGAACGCGACGCGATCCTGTCGCGCCTCGCATCCGGCCAAACGCTGATCGTCAGCAATTGCATGGTCCTGACCGAGGGCTGGGACTTGCCCGCGCTGGAGTGTGCAATTATCGCCCGGCCGACGGCGTCGCTGAACCTACACCTCCAGATGATCGGCCGGGTCATGCGCGCCGCCGACGGCAAGGACGGGGCCGTCGTTCTCGACCACGCCGGCAACCACCACATCCACGGCCTGGTGACGCGGCGCCTGAACTACTCGCTGCATGGCGAGAAGGTCGGCCACAGCGAACCGCTGGGGCTGCGGCGCTGCGCCGAGTGCGGCCTGCTCTTCGAGCTGCACATCGAGTGTTGCCCGGAGTGCGGCTGGACGCCCGCGTCCGAGAAACCTCGCCGGGACTGGCCCGACGTACACGGCGCCGGCGAGCTGGCCGAATTCGACGACTCCAGCTTCGAGTACCGCCAGCAGATCTGGAACTTGATCGAGGCCGAACGCGAGGCGATGGGGTATCGGGACGGGTGGAGCTTCTTCCGGTTCAAGGAGCGCTTCGGCGAGCCGCCCGTTGTGGTGAAGATCGACGGTGTCGTCGAGCTGATCGACCCCGCCCGTGCGACGCTCGAGCAGAAGCGCGCCGTCTATGAGCGGCTGCTCTCGGTGGCGCGGCAGCGCCGTTTCGCCGATGGCTGGGCCGCGCATCGCTACCGCGAGACGTTCGGCTGCTGGCCTCGCGGGTTCGTCACCGAGGTTCGTGGCGAAGCGTTGCGCGAACGCTTTCTCGCCCGACAGGAGGCAGCTAGCTGA
- the dpnA_2 gene encoding Modification methylase DpnIIB: MQIELRPLAEVRPYEKNPRDNDAAVAAVAESIRRFGFRQPIVVDEASVIVCGHTRWKAAQKLGLDKVPVHVARDLTPEQVRAYRIADNKTNELAEWNMDLLPIEIAELRDAGIDWSLLGFDTDDLAKLFDAADGVKQGLTDPDDIPAPPDEAITRPGDLWILRSEGGVEHRLLCGDSSSPTDVDRLLDGAPIHLVNTDPPYNVKVEPRSNNAIAAGLSSFPATASAREGGGLTHHQGFDVARQGPKKATTAKLRAKDRPLANDFVSDAAFDAMLDAWFGNMARVLLPGRGFYIWGGYANLGNYPPFLKKHGLYFSQGIVWDKQHPVLTRKDFMGAFEICFYGWREGAGHVYLGPTNATDLWHVKKVNPQSMVHLTEKPVELATRAMQYSSRPGENVLDLFGGSGSTLIAADQTGRRAFLMELDPPYCDVIVERFEKFSGRKAERISASENAATAAAASAGGV; this comes from the coding sequence ATGCAGATTGAGTTGCGGCCGTTGGCCGAGGTCAGACCGTACGAGAAGAACCCGCGCGACAACGATGCGGCCGTAGCGGCCGTCGCCGAATCGATCCGACGCTTCGGGTTCCGGCAGCCGATCGTCGTGGACGAAGCCAGCGTGATCGTCTGCGGGCACACACGCTGGAAGGCGGCGCAGAAGCTCGGACTCGACAAGGTGCCCGTGCATGTCGCCCGCGACCTGACGCCCGAACAGGTGCGTGCCTACCGCATCGCCGACAACAAGACCAACGAGCTGGCCGAGTGGAATATGGACCTGCTGCCGATCGAGATCGCCGAGCTGCGCGACGCCGGCATCGATTGGTCGCTGCTGGGTTTCGACACAGACGACCTCGCAAAGCTGTTTGATGCGGCCGACGGCGTGAAGCAGGGCCTGACCGATCCCGACGACATCCCGGCGCCGCCGGACGAGGCGATCACGCGGCCGGGCGACCTGTGGATTCTGAGGAGCGAAGGCGGCGTCGAGCATCGGCTGCTGTGCGGCGACAGCAGTTCGCCGACTGACGTTGACCGGCTGCTCGACGGCGCTCCTATTCACCTGGTCAACACCGATCCGCCCTACAACGTGAAGGTCGAGCCGCGCAGCAACAACGCGATTGCAGCCGGCCTGTCGTCGTTCCCGGCGACCGCGTCGGCGCGCGAAGGCGGTGGGCTGACGCACCACCAAGGCTTCGACGTCGCACGTCAGGGGCCGAAGAAGGCGACGACGGCGAAGCTGCGCGCCAAGGACCGGCCGCTGGCGAACGACTTCGTCTCCGACGCGGCCTTCGACGCGATGCTGGACGCCTGGTTTGGCAACATGGCCCGCGTGCTGCTGCCCGGCCGCGGGTTCTACATTTGGGGCGGCTACGCCAATCTCGGCAACTACCCGCCCTTCCTGAAGAAGCACGGCCTCTACTTCTCGCAGGGAATCGTCTGGGACAAGCAGCACCCGGTGCTGACGCGGAAGGATTTCATGGGGGCCTTCGAGATTTGCTTCTACGGCTGGCGCGAGGGCGCCGGGCATGTCTACCTCGGGCCGACGAACGCGACCGACCTCTGGCATGTCAAAAAGGTCAACCCGCAGAGCATGGTGCACTTGACGGAGAAGCCCGTCGAACTGGCGACGCGGGCGATGCAGTACTCGAGCCGACCCGGCGAGAACGTGCTGGACCTCTTCGGCGGCAGCGGCTCGACGCTGATCGCGGCCGACCAGACTGGTCGCCGGGCGTTCCTGATGGAGCTCGACCCACCGTATTGCGACGTCATCGTCGAGCGGTTCGAAAAGTTCTCGGGGAGGAAGGCGGAGAGAATCTCAGCCAGTGAGAACGCCGCGACGGCTGCCGCGGCGTCTGCGGGAGGGGTGTGA